In one Streptomyces sp. T12 genomic region, the following are encoded:
- a CDS encoding cysteine dioxygenase family protein, translating to MNSDSDLQIAGDILEVPHLLQAPREHPATVAEFAGLARSIAADRSQWEHLVRYDATTRWYHRLRTGPGYEVWLLSWVPGQGSGRHDHGRSSGVLTVLDGALTERTERGTRVLAAGAQRVFAPGYSHEVVNDALEPAVSLHVYYPGLTEMPMHPTRACEARIEPSPVTA from the coding sequence ATGAACAGCGACAGCGACCTCCAGATCGCCGGCGACATCCTCGAAGTCCCGCACCTCCTCCAGGCTCCGCGCGAGCACCCGGCCACCGTCGCCGAGTTCGCCGGCCTGGCCCGCTCCATCGCCGCGGACCGCTCCCAGTGGGAGCACCTCGTCCGGTACGACGCGACCACGCGCTGGTACCACCGGCTGCGCACGGGCCCCGGCTACGAGGTGTGGCTGCTGTCCTGGGTGCCCGGACAGGGCAGCGGGCGGCACGACCACGGCCGCTCCTCCGGCGTGCTGACCGTCCTGGACGGCGCGCTGACCGAGCGCACGGAGCGCGGCACGCGCGTGTTGGCGGCGGGAGCGCAGCGCGTGTTCGCGCCGGGGTACTCGCACGAGGTCGTGAACGACGCGCTGGAGCCGGCGGTGAGCCTGCACGTGTACTACCCGGGCCTGACGGAGATGCCGATGCACCCGACCCGGGCCTGCGAGGCTCGTATCGAGCCGAGTCCGGTGACTGCCTGA
- a CDS encoding LCP family protein, producing the protein MVRRWVRRGALGLGLVLVAAGGAGWAVYAKLDANITPDKAAAAELARYEKERPTSLVRDARNILLIGSDSRAGKGNRRYGRDSGTERSDTTILLHLSAGRRSATAVSIPRDLMVDVPGCRRPDGRRSAPMFAMFNYAFQVGGSACTVRTVERLTNIRVDHHVVVDFHGFEEMVDALDGVEICLTEPINDKAAKLRLPAGKVTLDGEQALGYVRARKSLGDGSDTDRMERQQRFLAALVQKVQSNDVLLNPVRLYPVLDAATSSLTTDPALASLRGLYELVRGVRDIPTERVQFLTVPRESYIYNSNRDQLVEPEAERLFERLRVDAPVEVADSPETSHGARHTSPHRSSHYGEGKAGAQRPDERTGPTPPAPTFRGNTAAENPCE; encoded by the coding sequence CTGGTACGGCGGTGGGTGCGGCGAGGGGCCCTGGGGTTGGGGCTCGTGCTCGTCGCCGCAGGCGGGGCCGGGTGGGCCGTCTACGCCAAGCTGGACGCGAACATCACGCCCGACAAGGCCGCCGCCGCCGAACTCGCCCGGTATGAGAAGGAGCGCCCCACCTCCCTCGTACGCGACGCCCGGAACATCCTGCTCATCGGGTCGGACTCGAGGGCGGGCAAGGGAAACCGGCGCTACGGCCGCGACTCCGGGACCGAGCGGTCCGACACCACGATCCTGCTGCACCTCTCCGCCGGGCGCCGCAGCGCCACCGCCGTCTCGATACCCCGCGATCTGATGGTGGACGTCCCCGGCTGCCGGCGCCCCGACGGCCGCCGCAGCGCGCCCATGTTCGCGATGTTCAACTACGCCTTCCAGGTCGGCGGCTCGGCCTGCACCGTCCGCACCGTGGAGCGGCTCACGAACATCCGCGTCGACCACCACGTGGTGGTCGACTTCCACGGCTTCGAGGAGATGGTCGACGCCCTCGACGGCGTGGAGATCTGCCTCACCGAGCCCATCAACGACAAGGCCGCCAAGCTCAGGCTCCCCGCCGGAAAGGTGACCCTCGACGGCGAGCAGGCCCTCGGCTACGTCCGTGCCCGCAAGTCGCTCGGCGACGGCAGCGACACCGACCGTATGGAGCGCCAGCAACGATTCCTCGCCGCGCTCGTCCAGAAGGTGCAGAGCAACGACGTACTGCTGAATCCGGTCAGGCTCTACCCCGTCCTGGATGCCGCCACGTCCTCGCTCACCACCGACCCGGCCCTGGCCAGCTTGCGCGGTTTGTACGAACTCGTCCGCGGCGTGCGCGACATCCCCACCGAACGCGTGCAATTCCTCACCGTTCCTCGGGAGTCGTACATCTACAACTCCAATCGCGACCAACTCGTGGAGCCCGAGGCCGAGCGACTCTTCGAGCGACTGCGTGTCGACGCCCCGGTGGAAGTCGCTGATTCGCCCGAAACGTCCCATGGGGCTCGGCACACATCTCCGCACAGGAGTTCCCATTACGGCGAGGGGAAGGCAGGCGCGCAGCGCCCCGACGAGCGCACAGGGCCCACTCCCCCGGCACCCACTTTCCGCGGCAACACCGCCGCCGAGAACCCCTGCGAGTAA
- a CDS encoding WhiB family transcriptional regulator has translation MTELVQQLLVDDADEELGWQERALCAQTDPESFFPEKGGSTREAKKVCLACEVRSECLEYALANDERFGIWGGLSERERRRLKKAAV, from the coding sequence ATGACCGAGCTGGTGCAGCAACTGCTGGTCGACGACGCGGACGAGGAACTCGGCTGGCAGGAGCGCGCGCTGTGCGCCCAGACCGACCCCGAGTCCTTCTTCCCCGAGAAGGGCGGCTCCACCCGCGAGGCCAAGAAGGTCTGCCTCGCCTGTGAGGTCCGCTCCGAGTGCCTCGAGTACGCCCTCGCCAACGACGAGCGCTTCGGAATCTGGGGCGGCCTGTCCGAGCGCGAGCGCCGCCGCCTGAAGAAGGCGGCCGTCTGA
- a CDS encoding TIGR03089 family protein: MNATDRTPADLLRSALAADPGRPLVTFYDDATGERVELSVATFANWVAKTANLLQGDLGAGPGDRVALLLPTHWQTAVWLLACSSVGTIADVGGDPAAADVVVSGPDSLEAARACRGERVALALRPLGGRFPQPPAGFADYAVEVPGQGDRFAPYAPVDPEDPALIVAGREFSGAEVVERARAEATGLGLTGPGSRILSSLPYDTWEGLNAGLYAALATDGSVVLCRHLDSLDEESLAKRIETERVTATAR, from the coding sequence GTGAACGCCACCGATCGCACCCCTGCCGACCTGCTGCGTTCCGCGCTCGCCGCGGATCCCGGACGCCCCCTGGTGACCTTCTACGACGACGCCACCGGGGAACGTGTCGAATTGTCCGTGGCCACCTTCGCCAATTGGGTGGCCAAGACCGCGAATCTGCTCCAGGGCGACCTCGGGGCCGGGCCGGGTGACCGGGTCGCGCTGCTGTTGCCCACCCACTGGCAGACGGCGGTCTGGCTGCTGGCCTGTTCGTCGGTGGGCACGATCGCGGACGTGGGCGGGGATCCGGCGGCGGCCGACGTGGTCGTGAGCGGACCGGATTCCCTGGAGGCCGCGCGGGCGTGCCGAGGGGAACGTGTCGCGTTGGCGCTACGGCCGCTGGGGGGCCGCTTCCCGCAGCCGCCGGCCGGTTTCGCCGACTACGCCGTGGAGGTGCCGGGCCAGGGCGACCGTTTCGCCCCGTACGCGCCGGTCGACCCCGAGGATCCGGCGCTGATCGTGGCCGGCCGGGAGTTCAGCGGCGCCGAAGTGGTCGAACGCGCCCGCGCCGAGGCGACGGGGCTGGGCCTCACGGGACCGGGCTCCCGCATCCTGTCGTCCCTTCCCTACGACACCTGGGAGGGCCTCAACGCCGGCCTGTACGCGGCCCTGGCGACCGACGGCTCGGTCGTCCTGTGCCGCCACCTCGACTCCCTGGACGAGGAGTCCCTGGCCAAGCGCATCGAAACCGAGCGGGTGACGGCGACGGCGCGGTAG
- a CDS encoding DNA-3-methyladenine glycosylase, which yields MAGRFAPRPTRTTVRGGHVAVPAGVPRQAVAPAKVRTVVPDGPLDLGLVLGPLRRGPGDPTFRAMPDGSVWRACRTPAGAGTLRVSVRGAEVRGEAWGPGAEWLLEQLPELLGAADDPSAFVPRHRLVALARHRRPGLRLTRTGLVLESLIPSILEQKVTTDEAYRAWRLLVRKYGEPAPGPAPTRMCVMPDAGTWRLIPSWEWHRAGVDNKRASTILRAVRVAARLEEAVRMSPADAQARLEVVSGIGPWTSAEVVQRSHGAADAVTVGDLHLPGIVGWALAGDRDADDSVMLELLEPYAGQRHRAARLILLSGRVPARRAPRMPRGDIGAL from the coding sequence GTGGCAGGACGTTTTGCTCCGCGGCCCACGCGTACGACTGTGCGCGGTGGGCATGTCGCTGTGCCTGCGGGTGTGCCGCGGCAGGCTGTCGCGCCGGCGAAGGTGCGGACGGTGGTGCCGGACGGGCCGCTCGATCTCGGGCTGGTGCTGGGGCCGCTGAGGCGGGGGCCGGGGGATCCGACGTTCCGGGCGATGCCGGACGGGTCCGTGTGGCGGGCCTGCCGTACGCCTGCCGGGGCCGGGACGCTGCGGGTCAGCGTGCGGGGTGCCGAAGTGCGGGGCGAGGCCTGGGGGCCGGGGGCCGAGTGGCTGCTGGAGCAGTTGCCGGAGTTGCTCGGGGCCGCCGACGACCCGTCCGCCTTCGTGCCGCGGCACCGGCTGGTGGCGCTCGCTCGGCATCGGCGGCCGGGGTTGCGGCTGACGCGGACCGGGTTGGTGCTGGAGTCGTTGATTCCGTCGATCCTGGAGCAGAAGGTCACGACCGATGAGGCGTATCGGGCGTGGCGGTTGCTGGTACGGAAGTACGGGGAGCCGGCGCCGGGGCCCGCGCCGACGCGGATGTGTGTGATGCCGGATGCGGGGACCTGGCGGCTGATTCCGTCCTGGGAGTGGCATCGGGCCGGGGTCGACAACAAACGGGCGTCCACGATTTTGCGAGCCGTACGGGTCGCTGCGCGGCTGGAGGAAGCGGTGCGGATGTCTCCGGCGGATGCGCAGGCCCGGTTGGAGGTCGTGTCGGGGATCGGGCCGTGGACGTCTGCGGAGGTTGTGCAGCGGAGTCATGGGGCGGCGGATGCGGTGACCGTGGGGGATCTGCATCTGCCGGGGATCGTGGGGTGGGCGCTTGCCGGGGATCGGGATGCGGATGACTCCGTGATGCTGGAGTTGCTGGAGCCGTATGCGGGGCAGCGGCATCGGGCGGCTCGGTTGATTCTGCTGAGCGGGCGGGTTCCGGCTCGGCGGGCGCCGCGGATGCCTCGGGGGGATATCGGGGCGTTGTGA
- a CDS encoding NDP-sugar synthase — protein MTEAILLVGGKGTRLRPLTVHTPKPMVRAAGVPFLTHQLARARAAGVDHIVLATSYLAEVFEPYFGDGSALGLHLEYVTEEEPLGTGGAIRNVASRLHSAPDDPVLIFNGDILTGLDIRALIRTHETTGADVSLHLTKVTDPRAYGLVPTDDTGRVTAFLEKPQTPEEIVTDQINAGAYVFRRSVIDTIPAGRPVSVERETFPDLLSAGAHLQGMVDSTYWLDLGTPAAFVRGSADLVLGRAPSPAVPGRCGDRLILPTARVAPDAKLTGGTVVGEGAFVAEGARVFGSTILPGAVIEPGAIITDSLIGTRARVGERSVLTGTVIGDGAVIGADNELREGARVWCDARIPAGAVRFSPDL, from the coding sequence GTGACAGAAGCGATCCTCCTGGTCGGCGGCAAGGGCACTCGGCTGCGTCCGCTCACCGTGCACACGCCGAAGCCCATGGTCCGGGCGGCCGGAGTCCCCTTCCTCACCCACCAGTTGGCCAGAGCGAGAGCCGCGGGCGTGGACCACATCGTCCTGGCGACGTCGTACCTGGCGGAGGTCTTCGAGCCGTACTTCGGCGACGGCTCCGCGCTCGGCCTCCACCTGGAGTACGTGACGGAGGAGGAGCCCCTCGGCACGGGCGGCGCGATCCGCAACGTGGCGTCCCGGCTCCACTCCGCGCCCGACGACCCGGTCCTGATCTTCAACGGCGACATCCTGACGGGCCTGGACATCAGGGCGCTGATCCGCACGCACGAGACGACGGGCGCGGACGTCTCCCTCCACCTGACGAAGGTGACGGACCCGAGGGCGTACGGCCTGGTCCCCACGGACGACACCGGCCGAGTGACGGCGTTCCTGGAGAAGCCCCAGACCCCCGAGGAGATCGTCACCGACCAGATCAACGCGGGGGCGTACGTCTTCCGCCGCTCGGTCATCGACACGATCCCGGCGGGCCGCCCGGTCTCCGTCGAACGCGAGACCTTCCCTGACCTCCTCTCGGCCGGAGCCCACCTCCAGGGCATGGTCGACTCGACGTACTGGCTCGACCTGGGCACCCCCGCGGCCTTCGTCCGCGGCTCGGCGGACCTCGTCCTGGGCCGGGCCCCTTCCCCCGCCGTCCCCGGCCGCTGCGGCGACCGCCTGATCCTGCCCACCGCCAGGGTGGCCCCCGACGCCAAGCTGACCGGCGGCACGGTGGTGGGCGAGGGCGCCTTCGTGGCCGAGGGAGCGCGCGTCTTCGGCAGCACGATCCTCCCGGGCGCCGTCATCGAACCCGGCGCCATCATCACCGACTCCCTCATCGGCACCCGCGCCCGCGTAGGCGAACGCTCGGTCCTCACCGGCACGGTCATCGGCGACGGCGCGGTGATCGGCGCCGACAACGAGCTGCGGGAGGGCGCGCGAGTGTGGTGCGACGCCCGGATCCCGGCGGGGGCGGTGCGCTTTTCGCCGGATCTGTAG
- the cofD gene encoding 2-phospho-L-lactate transferase: MRIVVLAGGIGGARFLRGLKRAVPDADITVIGNTGDDIHLFGLKVCPDLDTVMYTLGGGINEEQGWGRADETFHLKEELAAYGVGPEWFGLGDRDFATHIVRTQMIGAGYPLSAVAEALCDRWKPGVRLIPMTDDRVETHVAIEMDGERRAVHFQEYWVRLRASVPAEAIVPVGAEQAKPAPGVLEAIAEADVILFPPSNPVVSVGTILAVPGIREAIAEAGVPVVGLSPIVGDAPVRGMADKVLAAVGVESTAAAVAEHYGSGLLDGWLVDTVDTGAVERVEAAGIRCRAVPLMMTDVDATAQMAREALALAEEVRGA; encoded by the coding sequence ATGCGCATTGTGGTTCTGGCAGGCGGCATCGGTGGTGCCCGGTTCCTGCGCGGTCTGAAGCGGGCCGTGCCGGACGCGGACATCACGGTCATCGGCAACACCGGAGACGACATCCACCTCTTCGGGCTGAAGGTCTGCCCGGACCTCGACACGGTGATGTACACGCTCGGCGGCGGCATCAACGAGGAGCAGGGGTGGGGCCGGGCGGACGAGACCTTCCATCTCAAGGAGGAGCTCGCGGCGTACGGAGTGGGGCCGGAGTGGTTCGGGCTCGGCGACCGGGACTTCGCCACGCACATCGTGCGGACGCAGATGATCGGCGCCGGATACCCGCTCAGCGCGGTGGCGGAGGCGCTGTGCGACCGCTGGAAGCCGGGAGTCCGTCTCATCCCCATGACCGACGACCGCGTCGAGACGCATGTCGCGATCGAGATGGACGGCGAACGCAGGGCCGTCCACTTCCAGGAGTACTGGGTGCGGCTGCGGGCCTCGGTGCCGGCGGAGGCGATCGTGCCGGTCGGCGCGGAGCAGGCCAAGCCTGCGCCAGGCGTCCTGGAGGCCATCGCCGAGGCGGACGTCATCCTCTTCCCGCCGTCCAACCCGGTCGTCTCGGTCGGCACGATCCTCGCCGTGCCCGGCATCCGCGAGGCGATCGCCGAGGCCGGGGTGCCGGTGGTGGGGCTGTCCCCCATCGTCGGGGACGCGCCCGTGCGCGGGATGGCCGACAAGGTGCTCGCGGCGGTCGGCGTGGAGTCGACGGCCGCGGCGGTCGCCGAGCACTACGGCTCGGGGCTGCTGGACGGCTGGCTCGTCGACACCGTCGACACGGGTGCCGTGGAGCGGGTCGAGGCGGCCGGCATCCGCTGCCGGGCCGTACCGCTGATGATGACCGACGTCGACGCGACCGCGCAGATGGCCCGGGAGGCGCTGGCGCTGGCGGAGGAGGTGCGGGGGGCTTGA
- a CDS encoding coenzyme F420-0:L-glutamate ligase has protein sequence MSADGYRVWAVSGIPEVQRGDDLAKLIAAAEPGLVDGDVLLVTSKIVSKAEGRMVEAVDREAAIDAETVRVVARRGALRIVENRQGLVMAAAGVDASNTPAGTVLLLPEDPDASARAIREGLRDTLGVDVGVVVTDTFGRPWRSGLTDVAIGAAGVRVLDDLRGGTDAYGNPLSATVVATADELAAAGDLVKGKAAGLPVAVVRGLAHTVAEDHGEGARALVRGARDDMFRLGTSEAVREAVTQRRTVRAFTDEPVDPGAVRRAVAAAVTAPAPHHTTPWRFVLLESEESRTRLLDAMREAWVADLRRDGKSEESIAKRVRRGDVLRNAPYLVVPCLVMDGSHTYGDVRRDGAEREMFVVATGAGVQNFLVALAGERLGSAWVSSTMFCRDVVREVLGLPEDWDPMGAVAVGHPAEEPRARPERDAGGFIEVR, from the coding sequence GTGTCTGCCGACGGCTACCGGGTCTGGGCCGTTTCCGGGATTCCCGAGGTCCAGCGGGGCGACGACCTCGCGAAGCTGATCGCCGCCGCCGAACCCGGGCTGGTCGACGGGGATGTCCTCCTCGTCACCTCGAAGATCGTGTCCAAGGCGGAGGGGCGCATGGTCGAGGCGGTCGACCGGGAGGCCGCGATCGATGCGGAGACCGTACGGGTCGTGGCGCGTCGCGGCGCCCTCCGTATCGTCGAGAACCGGCAGGGGCTCGTGATGGCCGCCGCCGGGGTCGACGCCTCCAACACCCCTGCCGGGACCGTGCTGTTGCTGCCCGAGGACCCGGACGCGTCCGCGCGGGCGATCCGGGAGGGGCTGCGGGACACCCTCGGCGTCGACGTCGGGGTCGTCGTCACCGACACCTTCGGGCGGCCCTGGCGCTCCGGGCTCACGGACGTGGCGATCGGTGCGGCGGGCGTGCGGGTGCTCGACGATCTGCGCGGGGGCACGGACGCGTACGGCAATCCGCTCAGCGCGACCGTCGTGGCGACGGCGGACGAACTCGCCGCCGCCGGTGACCTGGTGAAGGGCAAGGCCGCCGGGCTCCCCGTCGCCGTCGTGCGCGGGCTGGCGCACACGGTCGCCGAGGACCACGGGGAGGGGGCGCGGGCCCTGGTGCGCGGCGCGCGTGACGACATGTTCCGGCTGGGGACGTCGGAAGCCGTACGGGAGGCGGTCACCCAGCGGCGTACCGTACGGGCCTTCACGGACGAGCCCGTCGACCCCGGGGCCGTGCGGCGGGCGGTCGCGGCGGCCGTGACGGCGCCGGCGCCGCATCACACCACGCCCTGGCGGTTCGTGCTGCTGGAGTCGGAGGAGTCGCGGACGCGGCTTCTCGACGCGATGCGGGAGGCGTGGGTCGCCGATCTGCGGCGGGACGGCAAGAGCGAGGAGTCCATCGCCAAGCGGGTGCGGCGCGGGGACGTGCTGCGCAACGCGCCGTATCTGGTGGTGCCCTGCCTGGTCATGGACGGGTCGCACACCTACGGCGACGTGCGGCGGGACGGGGCGGAGCGGGAGATGTTCGTCGTCGCCACCGGTGCCGGGGTGCAGAACTTCCTGGTCGCGCTGGCCGGGGAGCGGCTGGGCTCGGCGTGGGTGTCCTCGACCATGTTCTGCCGGGATGTGGTCCGGGAGGTGCTCGGGTTGCCGGAGGACTGGGATCCGATGGGGGCGGTGGCGGTCGGTCATCCGGCGGAGGAACCACGGGCGCGGCCGGAGCGGGATGCGGGGGGTTTCATCGAGGTGCGGTGA
- a CDS encoding N-acetylmuramoyl-L-alanine amidase: protein MRGFLASSIGVTCAAALALPFTPPAVASSARPALSAEAATRGETVAGPAVRQGDAESYVPGSTQSMPLAPLTPLTRDRVVGAPAAEGLSPRDVRHFSLVGVVWDDPDAELHGRVQVRTRAVDTGTWSGWQDVETHNGEHAADPGSVERTSGRVRGSTAPLWVGESDAVEVRVTAQAVETGPEQGARVPGSGDPTPPAGTGVVSPLPAGLRLELVDPGEAAPAPDDPGAPRPGSLQAETAETAEALGASAADTAASAVNAELAPLGVSEIPALGRAETERELLALRGDELTQEQRAKPYIGPRPRIVTRRGWGANEGWRERQFVYTKKVKAAFVHHTATGSKYWCSQVPSLIRGIYRYHVKSMGWRDVGYNFLVDKCGNIYEGRAGGVAKPVLGAHTLGFNTNSMGIAVLGSYGSRKPTGAAVKAVARLTAWKLGLYGANPRGKTYLKSAGGNLYRKGKNVRLNVISGHRDGFSTECPGLQLYRKLGTARATAARYQGR, encoded by the coding sequence ATGCGTGGATTCCTTGCTTCCTCGATCGGTGTCACGTGCGCGGCCGCTCTAGCCCTCCCGTTCACCCCACCCGCCGTCGCGTCGTCCGCGAGACCGGCGCTCAGTGCGGAAGCGGCCACGCGCGGGGAGACGGTGGCCGGGCCGGCGGTGCGTCAGGGAGATGCCGAGTCGTACGTCCCCGGCAGCACCCAGTCGATGCCCCTCGCCCCCCTCACCCCCCTCACCCGTGACCGCGTCGTCGGGGCCCCCGCCGCAGAGGGCCTGTCCCCACGAGACGTACGGCACTTCTCCCTCGTCGGCGTCGTCTGGGACGACCCGGACGCCGAACTGCACGGCCGCGTCCAGGTCCGCACCCGCGCCGTCGACACCGGCACCTGGTCCGGCTGGCAGGACGTAGAGACGCACAACGGCGAACACGCGGCCGACCCGGGCAGCGTCGAACGCACCTCCGGCCGGGTACGCGGCTCCACGGCGCCGCTGTGGGTCGGGGAGTCGGACGCTGTGGAGGTGCGGGTCACGGCGCAGGCCGTCGAGACCGGGCCCGAGCAGGGCGCACGGGTCCCGGGCAGTGGTGACCCGACCCCGCCGGCCGGCACCGGCGTCGTCTCTCCGCTTCCCGCCGGCCTTCGCCTCGAACTCGTCGATCCCGGCGAAGCCGCCCCCGCGCCGGACGACCCCGGCGCCCCCCGCCCCGGCTCCCTGCAGGCCGAGACCGCCGAGACCGCCGAGGCCCTCGGTGCCTCCGCCGCCGACACGGCCGCGTCCGCCGTCAACGCCGAACTCGCGCCTCTCGGTGTCTCCGAGATCCCCGCGCTCGGCCGCGCCGAGACCGAACGGGAGCTGCTGGCCCTGCGCGGTGACGAGTTGACGCAGGAGCAGCGGGCGAAGCCGTACATCGGGCCGCGGCCGCGCATCGTCACGCGGCGCGGCTGGGGCGCGAACGAGGGGTGGCGGGAGCGGCAGTTCGTCTACACGAAGAAGGTGAAGGCGGCCTTCGTGCACCACACGGCGACCGGCAGCAAGTACTGGTGCTCGCAGGTCCCCTCGCTCATTCGCGGCATCTACCGCTACCACGTCAAGAGCATGGGCTGGCGCGACGTCGGCTACAACTTCCTCGTCGACAAGTGCGGAAACATCTACGAGGGACGCGCCGGGGGAGTGGCGAAGCCGGTCCTGGGTGCCCACACTCTCGGTTTCAACACCAACAGCATGGGGATCGCCGTCCTCGGCAGCTACGGCTCCAGAAAGCCGACCGGCGCCGCGGTGAAGGCCGTGGCCCGCCTCACGGCTTGGAAACTGGGCCTCTACGGGGCCAATCCGCGCGGAAAGACATACCTGAAGTCCGCCGGTGGCAATCTCTACCGAAAGGGAAAGAACGTACGGCTGAATGTGATCTCCGGCCACCGGGACGGCTTCTCCACGGAGTGCCCGGGACTGCAGCTCTACCGCAAGCTCGGCACGGCCCGCGCCACGGCGGCCCGCTACCAGGGCCGCTGA
- a CDS encoding LCP family protein yields the protein MDAQGRGRADDIDPADQWVLNPNTGEYELRLTPSAAQSPVPGPRRSASRAGAAARAAGATAAGGAGGPGGAAGAGGAVRSRTAAPGRETRPASPGREVPPQRRRRGAPEEPPPGRRGRRPVKKSKAKKALLWTGGVMAFVLVAAGVGAYLYIEHLNDNIQSVSDDGASTGGFSKDKAINILLIGTDKRTGAGNDKYGDSGSAGHADTTILLHLSKDRSNATALSIPRDLIVDIPDCPTTQEDGSQKVIPGETGERFNTSLGQEGRTPSCTARTVTELTGIKPDNFMVADFNAVKTLTTAVGGVEVCLAKDINDPDSHLNLSEGKHVIAGEQALAFVRTRHSVGFGGDLSRIGLQQQFLSALMRKLKSNDTLTSPTKMIKLAEAGTKALTVDSQLDTIDKLKDLGLELGKLNTKNLTFTTVPVIDNPAEKVKTTVVLNETTAPQVFQAIQNDVSFTAVKQQKKKEAAAVAARLKGTKADPSEVRVQVYNGGAPAGSAQETLTWLQTEEGVSKSENAGNASTTLSKTTLEYAPDQADQARRLAAIMGLSGSAMKPGKSVTNAQGLPTMTLTLGKDFKGAGVSLTAPTKAPDVEKSTADKVECAK from the coding sequence GTGGACGCGCAAGGCCGTGGGCGGGCGGACGACATCGACCCCGCAGACCAGTGGGTACTCAATCCGAACACCGGTGAATACGAACTGCGACTGACTCCTTCCGCAGCGCAGTCGCCGGTCCCGGGACCCCGTAGATCCGCTTCGCGAGCCGGCGCCGCTGCGCGTGCCGCCGGTGCGACCGCGGCCGGGGGCGCCGGAGGTCCTGGGGGTGCGGCGGGCGCCGGTGGCGCCGTGCGCAGCCGGACCGCGGCCCCGGGGCGCGAGACGCGGCCGGCGTCGCCGGGCCGTGAGGTCCCGCCGCAGCGCAGGCGTCGGGGCGCGCCCGAGGAGCCGCCGCCGGGGCGGCGCGGTCGCCGGCCGGTGAAGAAGAGCAAGGCGAAGAAGGCCCTGCTCTGGACCGGCGGTGTGATGGCGTTCGTGCTGGTCGCCGCCGGGGTCGGCGCGTACCTCTACATCGAGCACCTCAACGACAACATCCAGTCCGTCTCCGACGACGGCGCGAGCACCGGTGGCTTCAGCAAGGACAAGGCCATCAACATCCTGCTCATCGGCACCGACAAGCGCACCGGCGCGGGCAACGACAAGTACGGCGACTCGGGCAGCGCCGGACACGCCGACACCACGATCCTGCTGCACCTCTCCAAGGACCGCTCGAACGCGACCGCGCTCAGCATCCCGCGCGACCTGATCGTCGACATCCCGGACTGCCCGACGACGCAGGAAGACGGCTCCCAGAAGGTCATCCCGGGCGAGACCGGCGAACGCTTCAACACGAGCCTCGGCCAGGAAGGCCGTACGCCCAGCTGCACCGCGCGCACGGTCACCGAACTGACCGGCATCAAGCCGGACAACTTCATGGTGGCCGACTTCAACGCGGTGAAGACCCTGACGACGGCGGTCGGCGGCGTCGAGGTGTGCCTGGCCAAGGACATCAACGACCCCGACTCCCACCTCAACCTCAGCGAGGGCAAGCACGTCATCGCGGGCGAGCAGGCGCTGGCCTTCGTCCGCACGCGGCACTCCGTCGGCTTCGGCGGTGACCTGAGCCGGATCGGGCTCCAGCAGCAGTTCCTCAGCGCGCTGATGCGCAAGCTCAAGTCGAACGACACGCTCACCAGCCCGACCAAGATGATCAAGCTGGCCGAGGCGGGCACCAAGGCGCTGACCGTCGACTCCCAGCTCGACACCATCGACAAGCTGAAGGACCTCGGCCTGGAGCTGGGCAAGCTCAACACCAAGAACCTGACCTTCACGACGGTTCCGGTGATCGACAACCCGGCCGAGAAGGTGAAGACGACCGTCGTACTCAACGAGACGACGGCTCCCCAGGTCTTCCAGGCGATCCAGAACGACGTCTCCTTCACCGCGGTCAAGCAGCAGAAGAAGAAGGAGGCCGCCGCCGTGGCCGCCCGGCTGAAGGGCACCAAGGCCGACCCCTCCGAGGTGCGGGTGCAGGTCTACAACGGCGGGGCGCCCGCGGGCAGCGCCCAGGAGACCCTCACCTGGCTGCAGACCGAGGAGGGCGTGAGCAAGTCCGAGAACGCGGGCAACGCCTCGACGACGCTGTCGAAGACGACGCTCGAGTACGCACCGGACCAGGCGGACCAGGCACGTCGGCTCGCCGCCATCATGGGGCTCTCCGGCTCCGCGATGAAGCCCGGCAAGAGCGTGACCAACGCCCAGGGCCTGCCCACGATGACACTGACGCTGGGCAAGGACTTCAAGGGTGCGGGCGTGTCCCTCACGGCTCCGACCAAGGCGCCCGACGTGGAGAAGTCCACGGCGGACAAGGTCGAGTGCGCGAAGTAG